From a region of the Candidatus Ozemobacteraceae bacterium genome:
- the pepD gene encoding beta-Ala-His dipeptidase translates to MKSPLRLRNDFLVLVLALFMIVSPCGAEAAETACPEPLRSGPAGGIWQAFWDISAFPRLSKHEGPLREYLTSEAGRLGLEARADQAGNLLVIMPAAAGRESEPATVLHAHLDMVGDRIPESRHDFTRDPIVPVVSGEWVTANGTTLGADNGIGVAALLDIMRGSVTDHGRLELLFTVDEEGDFSGVYGLTPASFEGRRLINLDSETEGELNIGCAGGRADRAVIPWSRKPAGGSEVQAIRVVIGALRGGHSGVDINRGRANAIRLAGRLLKTVASVVPVRLISIRGGSIDTTIPRDVTLDAAVPTKHLPILAEMLPMLEKRLRREYAAGDPALELRVIPILGAVPDALSVNDTRRFTEFILDLPCGVQQMSSQFPGLVETSANPGVISTATDSVVLISHLQSSSLRAIAELGEKLRQIVARIGGTVEAGVPYPQWQTSPDAPLVKKVCAIYSGLGGSAMRLNVVHAGLECGAVAELIPGMEMVSFGPTIENAHTPSERVKIDSVERFRKLIALLLRERL, encoded by the coding sequence ATGAAGAGTCCCCTTCGATTGAGAAACGACTTCCTGGTCCTCGTGCTGGCGCTGTTCATGATCGTCTCACCCTGTGGGGCGGAGGCCGCCGAAACGGCCTGCCCCGAGCCCCTTCGGTCCGGCCCTGCCGGCGGAATCTGGCAGGCGTTCTGGGATATCAGCGCGTTTCCACGCCTTTCCAAGCACGAAGGCCCTCTCCGCGAGTATCTGACGTCCGAGGCCGGTCGCCTCGGCCTCGAGGCCAGGGCCGACCAGGCCGGAAACCTTCTCGTCATCATGCCCGCCGCCGCCGGCCGCGAAAGCGAGCCGGCCACCGTTCTGCACGCGCATCTCGACATGGTCGGCGATCGCATTCCCGAAAGCCGGCATGACTTCACGCGCGATCCGATCGTGCCGGTCGTTTCGGGCGAGTGGGTCACGGCGAACGGCACGACGCTCGGTGCCGACAACGGCATCGGCGTGGCGGCGCTCCTCGACATCATGCGCGGTTCCGTCACCGATCACGGCCGTCTCGAACTCCTCTTCACCGTCGACGAGGAAGGCGATTTCTCGGGCGTCTACGGCCTTACTCCCGCATCGTTCGAGGGGCGTCGGCTGATCAACCTCGACAGCGAGACCGAGGGCGAGCTGAACATCGGCTGCGCGGGCGGCCGGGCGGACCGCGCCGTCATCCCGTGGAGCCGCAAGCCGGCCGGCGGCTCCGAGGTGCAGGCGATACGCGTCGTCATCGGGGCGCTGCGCGGTGGCCACTCGGGCGTCGACATCAACCGCGGCCGGGCCAACGCCATCCGGCTCGCCGGCCGTCTCCTCAAAACCGTCGCCTCCGTGGTGCCGGTGCGTCTGATCTCGATCCGCGGCGGAAGCATCGATACGACGATCCCGCGCGACGTGACCCTCGACGCCGCGGTGCCGACGAAGCACCTGCCGATCCTGGCCGAGATGCTCCCGATGCTCGAAAAACGCCTGAGACGCGAGTACGCCGCGGGCGATCCCGCGCTCGAGCTCCGGGTCATCCCGATTCTGGGCGCCGTTCCCGACGCCCTGTCCGTCAACGACACCCGCCGGTTCACCGAGTTCATCCTGGACCTGCCGTGCGGCGTTCAGCAGATGAGCAGCCAGTTCCCCGGTCTCGTCGAAACTTCGGCGAACCCGGGCGTCATCTCGACGGCGACAGACTCCGTCGTCCTGATTTCCCACCTCCAGAGCTCCAGTCTGCGCGCCATCGCCGAGCTCGGGGAAAAACTCCGTCAGATCGTCGCCCGCATCGGCGGCACCGTCGAAGCCGGCGTTCCGTATCCCCAGTGGCAGACGAGCCCCGACGCGCCGCTCGTGAAAAAAGTATGCGCTATATATAGCGGCCTGGGCGGCTCCGCGATGCGGCTCAACGTCGTTCACGCGGGACTCGAGTGCGGGGCCGTCGCGGAACTGATTCCTGGAATGGAGATGGTTTCCTTCGGGCCGACGATCGAGAACGCGCATACGCCGAGCGAGCGCGTGAAGATCGACAGCGTCGAACGGTTTCGCAAACTGATCGCCCTTCTGCTGAGGGAACGCCTCTGA
- a CDS encoding Ig-like domain-containing protein gives MAAGCRVSGGGEPSGGPSAAETGQGILFGRVLANEALVNASVLAVDEGLVPVPGAEVWIEGLPFFPHAVTNASGEYIFEHIPLGSHRLVASFTSRLTGKSLKCRSGALAVAAGQPAEFPAMSLLAATKIVSGVLRDASGTPFPAGVKLVVWGEIVTTLASGVFSSPPLPTAETLTDLSVLSTSASTSPTSRPASSTVTVPLVPRGTAQQIDVTIPVTPGEIVLNHPPVVRLTVPKTTLLPGERITCTAAATDPDPEDQAKPMSVSWAASGGTIVKTATDAFAADFTAPLSTGTATIAVSVADARGATSTTSLRLAVSETQEGNASDTEDDLTPPTAVLTSTAGSVANAAFPVTIAFSEDVVGFDLSKLTIGNGTAINLQQITANRVYSCTVVPLVSGLVTVDLAAGKVVDAAGNPNLAAVRLTKSYGTDAPTVVLSSTAPQTTNDVIPLTVTFSEEVTGFYLSKLTVKNGVASDRRMTVSNRVFTCIITPATTGTVTVDLAADKVFDASGTGNIAAAQFVRMYDARPAVTLSTTASATTNAPIPLVVTFSEKVYGFDLTKLTIANGTAEYLRTLEENRVFSCIVMPVTNGSVTIDLAAGKVVDSAGNANTAAKQLFRMFDDIRPTVALTSLSPYATNATFSVTITFSEDVTGFNLTKLTLENAVAGDFQTTTPNRVYSCTIYPLVSGDVTVNLFENSVIDAGGNGNITATQLTRFFDNIPPDNQDTVLSRNLIVRGSEPVAILSSGDAYNTVWLAPHGTTTFSESQSMTSVYGEATSIPAPALEGTYRLFIRDFAGNVSSASTAVVQVDNTAPTNQNAVLAANAWVRPGLPVAIESSGDTGNTIWLAPYGTMLFYPAANMTNASGTAVSITAPLTEGNYRIYVIDGVGNVSQPSAAQVVVDAIPPSFSPTYPQAANVTMAAADMLVKLTEDGYVYFKHYTSAQPVMTAAGLKAAGETFPQSGGVEGAINLLNLAPGTIYYAYFAIEDNAGNLNPNVVALTFETSTFGYGN, from the coding sequence GTGGCGGCGGGCTGCCGTGTCAGCGGCGGCGGGGAGCCTTCGGGCGGACCGTCGGCCGCGGAGACCGGCCAGGGGATCCTGTTCGGCCGGGTGCTGGCGAACGAGGCCCTGGTGAACGCGTCGGTGCTTGCCGTCGATGAAGGATTGGTGCCCGTTCCCGGTGCCGAGGTGTGGATCGAGGGCCTCCCGTTTTTCCCCCACGCGGTGACGAATGCGTCCGGGGAATATATATTTGAACATATTCCATTGGGTAGCCATCGGCTGGTGGCGTCGTTCACGAGCCGCCTGACGGGGAAATCCCTGAAATGCCGCTCCGGCGCTCTGGCCGTGGCTGCGGGACAGCCGGCCGAGTTCCCGGCGATGAGCCTGCTTGCGGCGACGAAGATCGTCTCGGGGGTCCTGCGCGATGCCTCCGGTACTCCTTTCCCTGCCGGCGTGAAACTGGTCGTCTGGGGAGAAATCGTCACGACGCTGGCCAGCGGGGTCTTCTCGAGCCCGCCCCTTCCGACGGCGGAAACCCTGACCGATCTTTCGGTCCTGTCGACGTCGGCATCGACCTCGCCGACATCCCGTCCGGCCAGTTCGACCGTCACGGTGCCGCTCGTTCCGCGCGGAACGGCCCAGCAGATCGATGTGACGATCCCCGTGACGCCGGGCGAAATCGTGCTGAACCATCCGCCGGTGGTCCGGCTGACGGTCCCGAAAACGACGCTTCTCCCGGGAGAGCGGATCACCTGCACCGCCGCCGCGACCGATCCCGACCCCGAAGACCAGGCAAAGCCGATGTCCGTCTCGTGGGCCGCCTCCGGCGGGACGATCGTGAAAACCGCCACCGACGCATTCGCAGCGGACTTCACGGCGCCCCTGTCGACGGGAACGGCGACGATAGCGGTCTCGGTGGCCGATGCACGTGGAGCGACGAGCACCACCTCGCTGCGTCTCGCCGTTTCCGAAACCCAGGAGGGAAACGCTTCCGATACGGAGGACGACCTCACGCCGCCCACCGCCGTCCTGACTTCCACCGCCGGTTCCGTCGCGAACGCGGCGTTCCCGGTGACGATCGCCTTCAGCGAAGACGTCGTCGGGTTCGATCTCTCCAAGCTGACGATCGGGAACGGGACGGCGATCAACCTCCAGCAGATAACGGCAAACCGGGTCTACTCCTGCACGGTTGTTCCGCTCGTGTCCGGCCTCGTCACCGTCGATCTCGCGGCCGGCAAGGTCGTCGATGCCGCGGGGAATCCGAATCTCGCGGCTGTGCGACTCACCAAAAGTTACGGCACGGATGCCCCGACCGTCGTCCTCTCCTCCACCGCGCCGCAGACGACAAACGACGTGATCCCGCTCACGGTCACCTTCAGCGAGGAGGTCACCGGCTTCTATCTTTCGAAGCTGACCGTGAAGAACGGGGTCGCGAGCGACCGGCGAATGACGGTTTCCAATCGTGTCTTCACCTGCATCATCACACCCGCCACGACCGGAACCGTCACCGTCGATCTCGCTGCAGACAAGGTGTTCGACGCATCCGGCACCGGAAACATCGCCGCCGCGCAGTTCGTCCGGATGTACGATGCTCGTCCGGCCGTCACTCTCTCGACGACGGCATCGGCAACGACGAACGCGCCGATTCCTCTGGTCGTGACCTTCAGCGAAAAAGTCTACGGCTTCGATCTCACGAAGCTCACCATCGCGAACGGAACGGCGGAATATCTTCGGACGCTCGAGGAAAATCGCGTCTTTTCCTGCATCGTCATGCCGGTCACGAACGGAAGTGTCACGATCGATCTGGCGGCAGGGAAGGTCGTCGACAGCGCGGGAAATGCGAATACGGCGGCGAAGCAGCTTTTCAGGATGTTCGACGACATCCGGCCCACGGTGGCGCTCACGTCACTTTCTCCCTATGCGACGAATGCAACGTTCTCCGTCACGATCACGTTCAGCGAAGATGTAACCGGCTTCAATCTGACGAAGCTCACGCTCGAAAACGCCGTCGCGGGCGACTTCCAGACGACAACGCCGAACCGCGTCTACTCCTGCACCATCTACCCCCTCGTATCCGGAGATGTCACGGTCAACCTGTTCGAGAACAGCGTGATCGATGCCGGGGGAAACGGGAATATCACTGCCACGCAGCTCACCCGCTTCTTCGACAACATCCCACCGGACAATCAGGATACGGTTCTGTCGAGAAATCTGATCGTCCGGGGCAGCGAACCCGTCGCGATCCTTTCCAGCGGTGACGCCTACAACACCGTCTGGCTGGCTCCGCACGGCACGACGACGTTCTCGGAGAGCCAGAGCATGACGAGTGTCTATGGGGAGGCGACGAGCATTCCGGCTCCCGCTCTCGAGGGAACCTATCGACTGTTCATCCGGGATTTCGCCGGAAACGTGTCGTCGGCGTCGACGGCCGTCGTCCAGGTCGACAACACGGCGCCGACGAATCAAAACGCGGTCCTGGCGGCCAACGCATGGGTTCGCCCGGGACTTCCGGTCGCGATCGAATCGAGCGGCGACACCGGAAACACGATCTGGCTTGCGCCCTACGGCACGATGCTGTTCTATCCGGCGGCCAACATGACCAATGCCAGCGGTACCGCGGTCTCCATCACCGCCCCTCTCACGGAAGGAAATTATAGAATATATGTCATCGATGGTGTTGGAAACGTTTCCCAGCCGTCGGCCGCGCAAGTGGTCGTCGACGCCATCCCGCCGTCCTTCTCACCGACGTATCCCCAGGCCGCCAATGTGACGATGGCGGCGGCCGACATGCTGGTGAAACTGACCGAGGACGGATATGTGTATTTCAAACACTATACATCGGCGCAACCGGTCATGACGGCCGCGGGCCTCAAGGCGGCAGGAGAGACGTTTCCCCAGTCCGGCGGCGTCGAGGGAGCCATCAATCTCCTGAATCTCGCCCCGGGCACGATATACTACGCCTACTTCGCGATCGAGGATAATGCGGGAAATCTCAACCCGAACGTCGTCGCTCTGACGTTCGAAACGAGCACCTTCGGCTACGGGAATTAG
- a CDS encoding M23 family metallopeptidase: MKRLFIKYYSLYFIVWSLWIVFQGVPAAASGPDLIYSPEDLSFRVEQAARVIGDADVEAVLSRLLGKNAFLIPLLQLDRPDRRETIRRILQLEAAVKSVDLKDLGTFETALRLDAFTDLWKSIQGLRGKEVSDGQLEGLRRAVETYGTLVDLSRRFGSTPKRGRYAYLLAVAREELARRIKDPEKVRALKQLIREDLLEALANIGTRPDRDEPATKADIEEKLKTLDQEFGGINPLRAPSGKGVTTTSAMGMRRHPKTGRLRPHDGIDLAGAGCDGWPVAAAGPGRVVRSDWNGGYGYMVVLRHDLDAGVFYSRYGHLRREGRIPPGTVVGRGDRIGLCNNTGVSTGPHLHFEVRRDVETGRPVDPKPLLTGSAAYLSGQ; the protein is encoded by the coding sequence GTGAAACGCCTTTTTATAAAATATTATTCGTTATATTTTATCGTCTGGTCTCTCTGGATCGTGTTCCAGGGTGTCCCCGCCGCCGCCTCGGGCCCGGATCTCATCTACAGCCCGGAAGATCTCTCCTTCCGGGTGGAACAGGCCGCGCGCGTCATCGGCGATGCCGACGTCGAGGCCGTCCTGTCGAGACTGCTCGGGAAAAACGCCTTTCTCATCCCGCTCCTGCAGCTCGACCGGCCGGACCGTCGCGAGACGATCAGGCGCATCCTGCAGCTCGAGGCCGCCGTCAAATCCGTCGATCTGAAGGATCTGGGCACGTTCGAAACGGCCCTCCGTCTCGACGCGTTCACCGACCTGTGGAAGAGCATCCAGGGACTCCGCGGAAAGGAGGTTTCCGATGGCCAACTCGAGGGTCTTCGCCGGGCCGTCGAAACCTACGGGACGCTCGTCGATCTCTCGAGGCGATTCGGCAGCACGCCAAAGCGGGGCCGGTATGCCTACCTGCTCGCCGTGGCCCGCGAGGAGCTCGCCCGGCGCATCAAGGACCCGGAGAAGGTGCGCGCGCTCAAGCAGCTCATCCGCGAGGATCTCCTCGAGGCGCTCGCGAACATCGGCACCCGGCCGGACCGCGACGAACCCGCCACGAAAGCCGATATCGAGGAGAAGCTCAAAACGCTCGACCAGGAGTTCGGCGGCATCAACCCGCTGCGGGCCCCGTCGGGAAAGGGCGTCACGACAACCTCGGCGATGGGCATGCGGCGGCATCCGAAAACCGGCAGGCTGCGCCCTCACGATGGCATCGACCTCGCCGGCGCCGGCTGCGACGGCTGGCCCGTCGCGGCGGCCGGTCCCGGCCGGGTCGTGCGCAGCGACTGGAACGGCGGATACGGGTATATGGTCGTCCTGCGCCACGATCTTGACGCCGGCGTGTTCTACAGCCGGTACGGCCATCTCCGGCGCGAGGGGCGCATCCCCCCCGGAACCGTGGTGGGCCGCGGCGACCGGATCGGGCTGTGCAACAACACCGGCGTTTCGACCGGCCCCCACCTCCATTTCGAGGTCCGGCGCGATGTCGAGACCGGCCGTCCCGTCGATCCGAAGCCTCTCCTCACGGGGTCGGCGGCATATCTTTCCGGCCAATGA
- a CDS encoding MBL fold metallo-hydrolase — protein sequence MSNELRFERPIRVAEGIFWIGVYDSETELHCNPYLVKGEKGVAIIDSGSRPDFAGVMMKVLQTGVHPGDITALIYQHYDPDLCGSLPNFLDLCTNPGLRIYSKHASNVFIRHYVEKTFHGKFADISDSDSLDLGDRKLRFIGTPYAHAPGSFATLDERTGTLFTSDLFGSYRYDWDLFLELDEKCFVCSDYTSCPNKKAETDCPFPDMLSFHKGIMPSERALRLAISRVRKVNASILAPQHGSILRSPRVISHVMNVLEKLDGVGIDGIPDEG from the coding sequence ATGTCAAATGAATTGAGATTCGAGCGCCCGATTCGCGTTGCCGAGGGCATTTTCTGGATTGGCGTGTATGACAGCGAAACCGAACTGCACTGCAACCCCTACCTGGTGAAGGGGGAAAAGGGCGTCGCCATCATCGACAGCGGCAGCCGGCCCGATTTCGCCGGGGTGATGATGAAGGTTCTGCAGACCGGGGTTCACCCGGGAGACATCACGGCGCTGATCTACCAGCATTACGACCCCGACCTGTGCGGCTCGCTGCCCAATTTCCTCGATCTCTGCACGAACCCCGGGCTGCGCATCTATTCGAAGCATGCAAGCAACGTGTTCATCAGGCATTATGTCGAGAAAACGTTCCACGGGAAGTTTGCCGATATCAGCGATTCAGACTCGCTCGACCTGGGGGATCGGAAGCTGAGGTTCATCGGAACGCCGTATGCCCATGCGCCCGGCAGTTTCGCCACCCTCGACGAGCGCACCGGGACCCTGTTCACGAGCGACCTGTTCGGAAGCTACCGGTACGACTGGGACCTCTTTCTCGAGCTCGACGAAAAATGCTTCGTCTGTTCGGATTACACGAGCTGCCCGAACAAGAAGGCCGAGACGGACTGCCCGTTCCCCGACATGCTCTCGTTCCACAAGGGAATCATGCCGTCGGAACGGGCGCTGCGACTGGCCATCAGCCGCGTCAGGAAGGTGAACGCGTCGATTCTCGCGCCGCAGCATGGCAGCATCCTGCGTTCGCCGCGCGTCATCTCCCACGTGATGAACGTTCTGGAAAAACTCGACGGCGTCGGCATCGACGGGATCCCAGACGAGGGCTGA
- a CDS encoding STAS domain-containing protein, with product MIHHQETRDGVSVTFLQGVLDLQTSRDFTALFDDFQKKGCRNIVLDLADVSFIDSQSLSLIITQAIQAREEGGNIRFSRVPPRLMRVFELVGLHDVLEFFDDVDSAVQAFSRSSPEY from the coding sequence ATGATCCATCACCAGGAGACCCGGGACGGCGTTTCCGTCACGTTCCTGCAGGGCGTGCTCGATCTTCAGACGTCCCGGGATTTCACCGCCCTGTTCGACGATTTCCAGAAGAAGGGGTGCCGGAACATCGTTCTGGATCTCGCCGACGTCTCGTTCATCGACAGTCAGTCCCTCTCCCTGATCATCACGCAGGCCATCCAGGCCAGGGAGGAAGGAGGGAACATCAGATTCTCCAGGGTTCCGCCGCGGCTCATGCGTGTTTTCGAGCTGGTGGGGCTTCATGATGTGCTCGAGTTCTTCGACGATGTCGATTCGGCCGTGCAGGCGTTTTCGCGGTCCTCCCCGGAATATTGA
- a CDS encoding SIS domain-containing protein, with product MCGVIGLSFEREHAKMGGMAARLLRMLEYRGYDSTGGIVQDAKGTTVLRKDVGAPSDVVVRLGIDKLPGLLFCGQVRWATFGAVTKENAQPHEMRCKLHFYGAHNGNITNCERLKEWLRREGHDVKSDNDGEMLVHTIEHFFALELQYKNADDMAVREAALRAAVLHAAKQVTGSFASVVVDPVSRIMIAIKAGSSLYIGIGHDQEIGNFTLASSDLASVLQMTRILVPIRENEFAVFGPGAEPVLYDLRGGKRLKRASQRSLLKVEETRLQPPYTYFMEQEIASQVQTTRRLLTLYAGGNAITRRVRERKDEAALLARLKEVVSRLAGITDSEQFREKAAALLDSADLAKLNRLVEADPPAECDTGFESSYGSLLDELRDIGGTGRRNLPLLLKMIDATFDLDDIDDVDARIRTFLRMVSGAAEKGGTIYILACGSSFHAAKTAPIFFNEICGLPVIPLLPGEFRAQCTRSLRPTDLIIGISQSGETKDLIDVFNMVEQNYPTVKRVCILNNTNSTLGQEKSDLCIPLFCGPEIAVPATKSFINQLMVLLILAVRLQEHRQGRRKPAAKRGGKKAESIESGVEWRDAMERIPGLIDRTIKTTSREIELVAQEVHQAPSMHILATRLLGIAKEGALKIREIVLNHTEGFEASEFKHGPNTILGVNTVFGLGNVRGLLETFGQAVHRIAEDPDGRNLDARALGRLFDSVAAYAFDDKPPKLASAVEERLFKDVFAKHDFFGSMYGNYPLLFITGPAELDVNLTISQINTHKIRGADVFMIAEDDERLREAVSIAPAASNIYRHGYITLPRAGNPLMTIFSATVVLQLLAFRMSLHKMEMMNRLEIEGHGVHPDVPKNVSKSITVD from the coding sequence ATGTGCGGCGTCATCGGACTGAGTTTTGAACGTGAACACGCGAAGATGGGCGGCATGGCCGCCAGGCTGCTCAGGATGCTCGAATACCGCGGATACGACTCGACCGGGGGCATTGTGCAGGACGCGAAGGGAACAACCGTGCTGCGCAAGGACGTCGGGGCGCCGAGCGACGTGGTCGTCCGGCTCGGCATCGACAAGCTGCCCGGCCTGCTGTTCTGCGGCCAGGTGCGCTGGGCCACGTTCGGGGCCGTCACGAAAGAGAACGCCCAGCCGCACGAGATGCGGTGCAAGCTGCACTTCTACGGCGCCCACAACGGCAACATCACGAACTGCGAACGGCTCAAGGAGTGGCTGCGCCGCGAAGGCCACGACGTGAAGAGCGACAACGACGGCGAGATGCTCGTCCACACGATCGAGCACTTCTTCGCCCTCGAACTCCAGTACAAGAACGCCGACGACATGGCGGTGCGCGAGGCGGCCCTGCGCGCGGCCGTGCTGCACGCGGCGAAGCAGGTGACCGGCTCGTTCGCCTCGGTCGTCGTCGATCCCGTCAGCCGCATCATGATCGCGATCAAGGCCGGAAGCAGCCTCTACATCGGCATCGGCCACGACCAGGAGATCGGGAACTTCACGCTCGCCTCGTCGGACCTCGCGTCGGTTCTGCAGATGACGCGCATCCTCGTGCCGATCCGCGAGAACGAGTTCGCCGTGTTCGGCCCCGGCGCCGAGCCTGTGCTGTATGACCTGCGCGGCGGCAAGCGCCTGAAGCGCGCTTCCCAGCGCAGCCTGCTGAAGGTCGAGGAGACTCGCCTCCAGCCGCCGTACACGTATTTCATGGAGCAGGAGATCGCCAGCCAGGTCCAGACGACCCGGCGGCTGCTGACCCTGTACGCCGGCGGAAACGCCATCACCCGGCGCGTGCGCGAGCGAAAAGACGAGGCGGCGCTGCTGGCGCGGCTCAAGGAGGTCGTCTCACGGCTCGCCGGCATCACGGATTCGGAACAGTTTCGGGAAAAGGCCGCCGCGCTTCTCGACTCGGCCGACCTGGCGAAGCTGAACCGCCTCGTCGAGGCCGATCCGCCCGCCGAATGCGACACCGGCTTCGAGTCGTCCTATGGCAGCCTGCTCGACGAGCTGCGCGACATCGGCGGAACCGGCCGGCGCAACCTGCCCCTGCTGCTCAAGATGATCGACGCGACGTTCGACCTCGACGACATCGACGACGTGGATGCGCGTATCCGAACCTTTTTACGCATGGTGTCGGGCGCGGCGGAAAAAGGCGGCACGATCTACATCCTCGCCTGCGGAAGCTCGTTCCACGCGGCGAAAACCGCGCCGATCTTCTTCAACGAGATCTGCGGTCTGCCGGTGATTCCCCTGCTTCCCGGCGAGTTCCGCGCCCAGTGCACGCGCTCCCTGCGGCCGACCGACCTGATCATCGGCATCAGTCAGAGCGGCGAAACGAAGGACCTGATCGACGTGTTCAACATGGTCGAGCAGAACTACCCGACCGTGAAACGCGTCTGCATCCTCAACAACACCAACTCGACGCTGGGCCAGGAAAAGTCCGACCTGTGCATCCCGCTCTTCTGCGGCCCCGAGATCGCCGTGCCCGCGACGAAGAGTTTCATCAACCAGCTGATGGTCCTGCTGATTCTCGCCGTCCGCCTCCAGGAACACCGCCAGGGCCGCCGGAAGCCCGCGGCGAAGCGCGGTGGTAAAAAAGCTGAAAGTATAGAATCGGGAGTGGAATGGCGCGACGCGATGGAGCGGATTCCCGGCCTGATCGACCGGACGATCAAGACCACGTCGCGCGAGATCGAACTCGTCGCCCAGGAGGTTCACCAGGCGCCGAGCATGCACATTCTCGCCACGCGCCTGCTCGGCATCGCCAAGGAAGGCGCGCTCAAGATCCGCGAGATCGTTCTCAACCACACCGAGGGGTTCGAGGCGTCCGAGTTCAAGCACGGTCCGAACACGATTCTCGGCGTGAACACCGTCTTCGGCCTCGGCAATGTGCGCGGCCTGCTCGAGACGTTCGGCCAGGCCGTGCATCGCATCGCCGAGGACCCGGATGGCCGCAACCTCGACGCGCGCGCCCTTGGCCGCCTGTTCGACTCGGTGGCGGCATACGCGTTCGACGACAAGCCGCCGAAGCTGGCGAGCGCGGTCGAGGAGCGGCTGTTCAAGGACGTGTTCGCGAAACACGACTTTTTCGGCAGCATGTACGGCAACTACCCGCTGCTGTTCATCACCGGCCCGGCCGAGCTGGACGTGAACCTCACGATCTCGCAGATCAACACCCACAAGATCCGGGGTGCCGACGTGTTCATGATCGCCGAGGACGACGAGCGCCTGCGGGAAGCCGTCTCGATCGCGCCGGCGGCGTCGAATATATATCGACATGGATATATAACACTCCCGCGCGCCGGAAACCCGCTGATGACGATCTTCTCCGCGACGGTCGTGCTTCAGCTCCTCGCGTTCCGCATGAGCCTGCACAAGATGGAGATGATGAACCGCCTCGAGATCGAAGGCCACGGCGTCCATCCCGACGTTCCGAAGAACGTCAGCAAGTCGATCACCGTCGACTAG
- a CDS encoding adenylate/guanylate cyclase domain-containing protein: MPKDTNKNNLISCLLDPSASESPATGVLGRELLGSFAGLEDAAIQKRLLTSVIEKYVLLERRVDQLLKNTLPEVVAEEIKTRGEYAPREFDVTILFMDCAGFTKLAEKIPAQTLISCLHGLFSGIDVRVEAHGGTKVKTIGDAYMAVFGAPQPLADHAARAVEAAIDSLEFMNEFNRTIPEPFHLRVGIHSGPVMGGVVGRDRMQFDVFGDNVNIASRFESSGEKGRINVSESTWRLSKDRFTWQERGEISLKNKAPMKAYFVTGRSDKHSEGMSEAAYVK; the protein is encoded by the coding sequence ATGCCGAAAGATACGAACAAAAACAATCTGATCAGTTGTCTGCTCGATCCCTCGGCTTCCGAATCGCCTGCCACCGGCGTCCTGGGAAGGGAGCTCCTTGGGTCGTTCGCCGGTCTCGAGGATGCGGCCATCCAGAAGCGCCTGCTGACGTCGGTGATCGAGAAATACGTCCTTCTCGAGCGCCGGGTCGATCAGCTGCTGAAGAACACGCTCCCGGAAGTGGTCGCCGAAGAGATCAAGACCCGGGGGGAATACGCCCCGCGCGAGTTCGACGTGACGATCCTGTTCATGGACTGCGCGGGCTTCACCAAGCTGGCCGAAAAGATTCCCGCCCAGACCCTCATCTCGTGCCTTCACGGCCTGTTCAGCGGCATCGACGTCCGCGTCGAGGCGCATGGCGGCACCAAGGTGAAAACGATCGGCGACGCCTACATGGCGGTGTTCGGAGCGCCCCAGCCGCTGGCCGACCATGCCGCCCGGGCCGTCGAGGCGGCGATCGATTCCCTCGAGTTCATGAACGAGTTCAACAGGACGATTCCCGAGCCGTTCCACCTCCGCGTCGGCATCCACTCCGGGCCGGTGATGGGCGGTGTCGTGGGCCGCGACCGCATGCAGTTCGACGTGTTCGGCGACAACGTCAACATCGCGTCGCGGTTCGAGTCGTCGGGCGAGAAGGGGCGCATCAACGTCTCCGAATCGACCTGGCGGCTTTCGAAAGACCGGTTCACCTGGCAGGAGCGCGGGGAGATTTCCCTCAAGAACAAGGCGCCGATGAAGGCCTACTTCGTCACCGGCAGGTCGGACAAACATTCGGAAGGAATGAGCGAGGCCGCGTATGTCAAATGA